In the Salinirubrum litoreum genome, one interval contains:
- a CDS encoding extracellular solute-binding protein, protein MDRRSALKKFGGMATVAALAGCVGVQESDSTQTSGDGGDSTDSGGDETATDTPAGPAGEATLWYARSDAEAKTLKDNIAAFNEESRHAVEGSDLADLQKKLTSAVPAGQGPQAFGWAHDLAGDYFERGFLSDQSDQLDVSLDNFTETAQAAATYQDNTIGLPFSAETVGLLYNKEMVDEPPETLSEMKSIMDEYHDPDNNMYGLGYPLDAYFMSAWAHAFGGYYFDPSAEEPLGLSMSETLDGFRLIIEDLFPYSPNDPAYGPQAAAFADGNAPFAINGPWYLGTVADKGIDAGVSALPAPEGGSPQPYTGISLWYFTSQMDENEANAEAARSFAEWYTTNEDLHLDLAETHGFIPVLDSIADDSDLPSKVQGFSQAVSQGRMLPADPRMNQVWTPLENAFTNALNGDAELEAAMTSAEEEIRSKWNQS, encoded by the coding sequence ATGGATCGCAGATCGGCACTCAAGAAGTTCGGTGGAATGGCAACGGTCGCGGCACTCGCGGGATGTGTCGGCGTCCAGGAGAGTGACAGCACGCAGACATCCGGTGACGGTGGGGACAGCACCGACTCCGGTGGCGACGAGACGGCGACGGACACGCCTGCGGGACCGGCAGGCGAGGCCACGCTGTGGTACGCGCGCTCCGACGCGGAGGCGAAGACCCTGAAGGACAACATCGCGGCGTTCAACGAGGAGTCGCGCCACGCCGTGGAGGGGTCGGACCTCGCGGACCTCCAGAAGAAGCTCACGTCGGCCGTCCCGGCGGGACAGGGACCGCAGGCGTTCGGCTGGGCACACGACCTCGCGGGCGACTACTTCGAGCGCGGCTTCCTCTCGGACCAGAGCGACCAACTCGACGTGTCGCTCGACAACTTCACCGAGACGGCACAGGCCGCCGCGACGTACCAGGACAACACCATCGGCCTCCCGTTCTCGGCGGAGACGGTCGGCCTGCTGTACAACAAGGAGATGGTCGACGAACCGCCCGAGACGCTCTCGGAGATGAAGTCCATCATGGACGAGTACCACGACCCGGACAACAACATGTACGGGCTGGGCTACCCGCTGGACGCCTACTTCATGAGCGCGTGGGCACACGCCTTCGGCGGCTACTACTTCGATCCGAGCGCCGAGGAACCGCTCGGCCTCTCGATGTCCGAGACGCTCGACGGCTTCCGGCTGATCATCGAGGACCTGTTCCCGTACTCGCCGAACGACCCGGCTTACGGGCCACAGGCGGCGGCGTTCGCGGACGGGAACGCCCCGTTCGCGATCAACGGCCCGTGGTACCTCGGCACGGTCGCCGACAAGGGCATCGACGCCGGCGTGTCGGCTCTCCCGGCTCCCGAGGGCGGCAGTCCCCAGCCGTACACCGGCATCTCGCTGTGGTACTTCACCAGCCAGATGGACGAGAACGAGGCCAACGCGGAGGCGGCCCGCTCCTTCGCGGAGTGGTACACCACGAACGAGGACCTGCACCTGGACCTCGCGGAGACACACGGGTTCATCCCCGTGTTAGACTCCATCGCCGACGACAGCGACCTGCCGTCGAAGGTCCAGGGCTTCTCGCAGGCCGTCTCGCAGGGCCGGATGCTCCCGGCCGACCCGCGCATGAACCAGGTGTGGACGCCCCTGGAGAACGCCTTCACCAACGCGCTCAACGGTGACGCCGAGCTCGAAGCCGCGATGACGAGCGCCGAGGAGGAGATCCGGAGTAAGTGGAACCAGTCATGA
- a CDS encoding glycoside hydrolase family 15 protein gives MTGRRDLLAALATAASAGLAGCGGESDDGTTGDSATPSTDGSSATDDATPAPEDLDPVELAPFWTTGEQYGVGTVADHHADDASDVWFTLTEGALTQLRYPRIDLLNYRSLSFLVADGEGYSARTKNESRRDDPLPGESNRRGGASDPVERRVVPTGDPGTLTFCHEFTPRDSDDDDDTDDTDTHDWELTAEYVADPESDAVLVDVTFEASDEYDLYVLGRPAVSGAVGDAGAVLGSDTATPALTASADPDGGAVLSPAGDPYPVSTALAADPGFDWATCESADADAAKLLVRGGIRPEATTEASGNLVLAGQLGAAVSEASTTLALGFADGDPEAARSVAEGALSRGYESAEQGYVASWDAFQERVSVPDSVRETGGGTSESAADLLATYRTAAATLKAVEDKTFTGAGIASPSVPWGDGVLAREPRDYGYNFVWSRDLYQSFSALDAMGTVEEARDATEYLFTTQQDDTGFLPQNTYLDGRTRWGGEQLDNVAFPLVMAGQLAVRHDLAFADLAYDYAHVRQSADYLVRNGPSTEQERWEEEGGYSPSTIAAEIAGLVSAGALALSVGAETDALLYLGVADHWRQQVPEWTATETGSLADEPYYVRIVGDGVPDDDSTRALANGGPTLDEREIADAGFLELVRLGIYPADDDLIRTSVEVVDDTIRVETPNGPGWYRYVGDGYGEGESGAPFPVATETRGRLWPIFSGERAEYELARGSEDETSEEGTREEETSEEETREGETGEEETSEEETSERDLAPASLLRSLADFGNAGRMLPEQVWDRDDPTDYGWERGEGTGSATPLSWSMAQFVRLAHGIDAGDPVETPRAVADRYAGGPPSRPALSVSFPDATVGEDAIEVAGETDADRVVVRAGGETWEPAIRDGAFSVGLSLSRGRTTLTVAAGSLAAADDGGESGADGDGGGSDGGGETPDWLRRATTTPTAVARSDVVYSPDE, from the coding sequence ATGACAGGACGACGCGACCTGCTCGCGGCGCTGGCGACGGCCGCGAGCGCGGGGCTGGCAGGCTGTGGCGGCGAGTCCGACGACGGGACGACAGGCGATTCGGCGACCCCCTCGACAGACGGGTCGTCGGCGACCGACGACGCCACGCCCGCGCCCGAAGACCTCGACCCGGTCGAACTGGCTCCGTTCTGGACGACCGGCGAGCAGTACGGCGTCGGCACGGTCGCCGACCACCACGCCGACGACGCCTCGGACGTGTGGTTCACGCTGACCGAGGGGGCGCTGACGCAACTCCGCTACCCGCGAATCGACCTGCTGAACTACCGGTCGCTCTCCTTTCTCGTCGCCGACGGCGAGGGGTACAGCGCCCGGACGAAAAACGAGTCGCGCCGTGACGACCCCCTGCCCGGTGAGTCGAACAGACGGGGTGGCGCGAGCGACCCGGTCGAGCGCCGGGTCGTCCCGACCGGCGACCCCGGCACGCTCACGTTCTGCCACGAGTTCACGCCGCGCGACAGCGACGACGACGACGACACCGACGACACCGACACGCACGACTGGGAACTGACCGCCGAGTACGTCGCCGACCCGGAGTCGGACGCGGTCCTCGTCGACGTGACGTTCGAGGCGAGCGACGAGTACGACCTGTACGTCCTCGGTCGACCGGCCGTCTCGGGTGCGGTCGGCGACGCGGGTGCGGTACTGGGTTCGGACACGGCCACCCCGGCACTGACCGCGTCGGCCGACCCCGACGGGGGCGCGGTGCTGTCGCCCGCGGGCGACCCCTACCCCGTCTCGACCGCACTCGCCGCCGACCCCGGCTTCGACTGGGCGACCTGCGAGTCGGCCGACGCGGACGCCGCGAAACTACTCGTCCGCGGCGGCATCCGCCCCGAGGCGACGACGGAGGCGTCCGGTAACCTCGTCCTCGCGGGCCAACTCGGTGCCGCCGTGAGCGAGGCGTCGACGACCCTCGCGCTCGGCTTCGCGGACGGCGACCCGGAGGCGGCCCGGTCGGTCGCGGAGGGCGCACTCTCCCGTGGGTACGAGTCTGCCGAGCAAGGGTACGTCGCGTCGTGGGACGCGTTTCAGGAACGCGTCTCCGTGCCCGACTCGGTGCGCGAGACAGGTGGCGGGACCAGCGAGTCGGCCGCCGACCTGCTCGCCACCTACCGGACCGCGGCGGCGACGCTGAAGGCAGTCGAGGACAAGACGTTCACCGGCGCGGGCATCGCCAGCCCCTCGGTCCCGTGGGGCGACGGCGTCCTCGCCCGCGAACCGCGCGACTACGGCTACAACTTCGTCTGGTCGCGGGACCTCTACCAGTCGTTCAGCGCGCTGGACGCGATGGGCACCGTCGAGGAGGCGCGCGACGCGACCGAGTACCTGTTCACCACACAGCAGGACGACACCGGCTTCCTCCCGCAGAACACCTACCTCGACGGTCGGACGCGCTGGGGCGGCGAGCAACTCGACAACGTCGCCTTCCCCCTCGTCATGGCCGGGCAACTCGCGGTCCGGCACGACCTCGCGTTCGCCGACCTCGCCTACGACTACGCCCATGTCCGGCAGTCGGCCGACTACCTCGTCAGAAACGGCCCCTCGACCGAGCAGGAACGCTGGGAGGAGGAGGGCGGCTACTCGCCGTCGACGATCGCCGCGGAGATCGCCGGTCTCGTCTCGGCCGGCGCACTCGCACTGTCGGTCGGCGCGGAGACGGATGCCCTGCTGTATCTCGGTGTGGCGGATCACTGGCGACAGCAGGTTCCGGAGTGGACCGCCACGGAGACCGGTTCGCTGGCCGACGAGCCGTACTACGTCCGGATCGTCGGTGACGGCGTGCCGGACGACGACTCGACGCGCGCGCTGGCGAACGGCGGCCCGACGCTCGACGAACGGGAGATCGCCGACGCGGGGTTCCTCGAACTCGTCCGACTCGGTATCTACCCCGCAGACGACGACCTGATCCGAACCTCGGTCGAGGTGGTCGACGACACCATCCGCGTCGAGACGCCGAACGGGCCCGGCTGGTACCGGTACGTCGGCGACGGTTACGGCGAGGGCGAGTCTGGTGCACCCTTCCCGGTCGCCACCGAGACGCGCGGGCGACTGTGGCCGATCTTCTCCGGCGAGCGCGCCGAGTACGAACTCGCACGCGGATCCGAGGACGAGACGAGCGAAGAAGGGACGAGGGAGGAAGAGACGAGCGAAGAAGAGACGAGGGAGGGAGAGACGGGAGAAGAAGAGACGAGCGAAGAAGAAACGAGCGAGAGAGACCTCGCACCCGCGAGCCTCCTCCGGTCGCTGGCGGACTTCGGCAACGCGGGCCGGATGCTCCCCGAGCAGGTGTGGGACCGCGACGACCCGACCGACTACGGCTGGGAACGGGGGGAGGGAACCGGTTCGGCCACGCCGCTCTCGTGGTCGATGGCGCAGTTCGTCAGACTCGCACACGGGATCGACGCCGGCGACCCGGTCGAGACGCCCCGCGCCGTCGCCGACCGGTACGCGGGCGGGCCGCCGTCTCGACCCGCGCTGTCGGTGTCGTTCCCGGACGCGACCGTCGGGGAGGACGCGATCGAGGTCGCGGGCGAGACCGACGCGGATCGCGTCGTCGTCCGCGCCGGCGGCGAGACGTGGGAGCCGGCGATTCGGGACGGAGCGTTCTCCGTCGGGCTCTCGCTGTCGCGCGGGCGGACGACGCTGACGGTCGCGGCCGGCTCGCTCGCGGCGGCAGACGACGGTGGCGAGAGCGGCGCGGACGGTGACGGCGGTGGGAGCGACGGCGGGGGAGAGACCCCCGACTGGCTGAGGCGCGCGACGACGACACCGACTGCCGTGGCGCGATCGGACGTGGTGTACTCGCCGGACGAGTGA
- a CDS encoding ABC transporter ATP-binding protein, with protein MATVTLDTLRKEFDNGRVVAVEGLDLDIEDGEFVTVVGPSGCGKTTTLRMIAGLERPTSGTIRIGGEDVTDIGARQRDVAMVFQNYALYPHKTVFQNMEFGLRMSTDLGKGERREKVEWAAEMMGIENLLEDKPDELSGGQKQRVALGRAIVREPEVFLFDEPLSNLDAKLRTTMRTEIQRLQNELDITAVYVTHDQEEAMTMCDRLVILKDGELQQVGAPKDTYDHPENEFVGGFIGSPSMNFLDVAAEDDGTRITLTDGEGVSYQLSPEYSAALREASTSDQFRLGIRPEDVYTTDTGGTQTTVDVIEPVGSDNYLYLDLRPDFIARVDADVEPSPGDTVRITFDESKIRLFERETGDAVDVAESRTVEQLAD; from the coding sequence ATGGCAACCGTAACGCTCGATACACTCCGGAAGGAGTTCGACAACGGTCGGGTCGTCGCCGTCGAGGGGTTAGACCTCGACATCGAGGACGGGGAGTTCGTGACGGTCGTCGGCCCCTCCGGCTGTGGGAAGACGACGACACTCCGGATGATCGCCGGACTCGAACGTCCTACCTCGGGGACCATCCGCATCGGCGGGGAGGACGTGACCGACATCGGCGCGCGCCAGCGCGACGTGGCGATGGTGTTCCAGAACTACGCGCTGTACCCACACAAGACCGTCTTCCAGAACATGGAGTTCGGCCTCCGGATGTCCACCGACCTCGGGAAGGGTGAACGCCGCGAGAAGGTCGAGTGGGCCGCCGAGATGATGGGCATCGAGAACCTGCTTGAGGACAAGCCCGACGAACTCTCCGGCGGGCAGAAACAGCGCGTCGCGCTCGGGCGCGCCATCGTCCGGGAACCGGAGGTGTTCCTGTTCGACGAACCCCTGTCGAATCTGGACGCGAAACTCCGAACGACGATGCGGACCGAGATCCAGCGCCTCCAGAACGAACTGGACATCACCGCCGTCTACGTCACCCACGACCAGGAGGAGGCGATGACGATGTGTGACCGCCTCGTCATCCTGAAGGACGGCGAACTCCAGCAGGTCGGCGCGCCGAAGGACACCTACGACCACCCCGAAAACGAGTTCGTCGGCGGCTTCATCGGCTCTCCCTCGATGAACTTCCTCGACGTCGCGGCGGAGGACGACGGCACCCGCATCACGCTCACGGACGGCGAGGGCGTCTCGTACCAGCTTTCGCCGGAGTACTCGGCGGCACTCCGAGAGGCATCGACCAGCGACCAGTTCCGCCTCGGCATCCGACCCGAGGACGTGTACACGACCGACACCGGCGGGACGCAGACGACCGTGGACGTGATCGAACCGGTCGGCTCGGACAACTATCTCTATCTCGACCTGCGGCCCGACTTCATCGCGCGGGTCGACGCCGACGTGGAACCGTCGCCGGGCGACACGGTTCGGATCACCTTCGACGAGTCGAAGATCCGGCTGTTCGAGCGCGAGACGGGCGACGCCGTGGACGTCGCCGAGAGCCGAACCGTCGAGCAACTCGCGGACTGA
- a CDS encoding S9 family peptidase, which yields MQTVSATDYHDIVKPTHPRVSPDGERVAFVRKTPDDEESYEATVYVVSLGGGDAQQFTVSEGVDTTPRWSPSGDRLAFVSTRGADDDRPQLWVLPTTGGEARQVTDVPGGVSGIAWSPDGSRIVFTQQTRPEEREQGIDCSVDAAEAEAYEREDPDPRVIDRLIYRAGKQYFDGGRSHVYLAHLDVDAEGSGGDGDADTGAVTRVTAGDYDFLNPVWGDSETLYYAVKRTGDPDDNPVFDVFCNDLGGTPGDSDDGDGTGDAQLTATGVAETLFQTTGWIPDLAATSDGRVAYRRTPEEGLSMRQTDIEVYDRETGETTVLTDELDRDVEGPGGVNDDLGMAWDPAEERVYFATPDEGHVVLRRVAGDGSSAPEAVVRSGHLTGFSVGRDAVAYSTSEWDHPGDVFVSTPGGAETNRLTRVNADYLDGRAVREPEDLWFESDGEQIQGWLLTPPDFDPDEQYPLAVEIHGGPHAMWSTAGTMWHEFQTLAARGYVVFWSNPRGSTGYGEDHATAIEANWGEITARDVLAGADTVCERDYVDESQQFVTGGSFGGYMAGWLVGQTDRFAGAVAQRGVYDLASFYGSTDAFKLIEGDYGTTPWESPDELWADSPVAHADDVETPTLVIHADLDFRVPVNNGEMFYLFMKKNGVETRLVRYPREGHELSRSGEPGHVVDRIERLARWFDGYSEYHDAPRALDRGDDGLSAGTDETDADE from the coding sequence ATGCAGACGGTCAGTGCCACCGACTACCACGACATCGTGAAACCGACACACCCGCGCGTCTCGCCGGACGGCGAGCGCGTGGCGTTCGTCCGGAAGACACCCGACGACGAGGAGTCGTACGAGGCGACCGTCTACGTCGTCTCGCTGGGCGGCGGCGACGCCCAGCAGTTCACCGTCAGCGAGGGCGTCGACACCACCCCGCGCTGGAGTCCCTCCGGCGACCGCCTCGCGTTCGTCTCGACGCGCGGGGCGGACGACGACCGACCCCAACTGTGGGTCCTGCCGACGACCGGCGGCGAGGCACGGCAGGTGACGGACGTACCCGGGGGCGTCTCCGGTATCGCGTGGTCGCCCGACGGGAGCCGAATCGTCTTCACCCAGCAGACGCGCCCCGAGGAACGGGAGCAGGGCATCGACTGCTCGGTCGACGCCGCGGAGGCGGAGGCGTACGAACGCGAGGACCCGGACCCCCGCGTGATCGACCGGCTGATCTACCGCGCCGGCAAGCAGTACTTCGACGGCGGCCGGAGTCACGTCTACCTCGCGCACCTCGACGTCGACGCCGAGGGGAGCGGTGGCGACGGCGACGCGGACACCGGCGCAGTGACTCGCGTGACGGCCGGCGACTACGACTTCCTGAACCCGGTGTGGGGCGACAGCGAGACGCTGTACTACGCCGTGAAACGCACCGGCGACCCGGACGACAACCCGGTGTTCGACGTGTTCTGCAACGACCTCGGTGGGACGCCGGGCGACAGCGACGACGGAGACGGAACCGGGGACGCCCAACTGACAGCGACCGGCGTCGCCGAGACGCTGTTCCAGACGACCGGCTGGATTCCCGACCTGGCGGCGACCAGCGACGGCCGGGTGGCCTACCGCCGAACGCCCGAGGAGGGGCTGTCGATGCGCCAGACCGACATCGAGGTGTACGACCGCGAGACCGGCGAGACGACCGTCCTGACAGACGAGTTGGACCGCGACGTGGAGGGGCCCGGCGGCGTGAACGACGACCTCGGGATGGCGTGGGACCCCGCCGAGGAACGCGTCTACTTCGCCACGCCCGACGAGGGGCACGTCGTCCTCCGGCGGGTGGCGGGTGACGGGAGTTCGGCCCCCGAAGCTGTCGTCCGCTCGGGCCACCTGACGGGCTTCTCGGTCGGGCGGGACGCGGTGGCGTACAGCACCAGCGAGTGGGACCACCCCGGCGACGTGTTCGTCTCGACGCCCGGCGGTGCGGAGACGAACCGCCTGACGCGGGTGAACGCCGACTACCTCGACGGACGGGCCGTGCGCGAACCGGAGGACCTCTGGTTCGAGTCCGACGGCGAGCAGATCCAGGGGTGGCTGTTGACACCGCCGGACTTCGACCCCGACGAGCAGTACCCGCTGGCGGTCGAGATCCACGGCGGGCCACACGCGATGTGGTCGACTGCGGGGACGATGTGGCACGAGTTCCAGACGCTCGCGGCGCGCGGCTACGTCGTCTTCTGGTCGAACCCGCGCGGGTCGACGGGCTACGGCGAGGATCACGCGACCGCCATCGAGGCCAACTGGGGCGAGATCACGGCGCGTGACGTGCTGGCCGGCGCAGACACGGTCTGTGAGCGCGACTACGTGGACGAGTCCCAGCAGTTCGTCACCGGCGGCTCCTTCGGGGGCTACATGGCCGGCTGGCTGGTCGGGCAGACCGACCGCTTCGCGGGCGCGGTCGCCCAGCGCGGCGTCTACGATCTGGCGTCCTTCTACGGGTCGACGGACGCGTTCAAACTGATCGAGGGCGACTACGGGACGACCCCGTGGGAGTCGCCCGACGAACTGTGGGCCGACTCGCCGGTCGCGCACGCCGACGACGTGGAGACGCCGACGCTCGTGATCCACGCCGACCTCGACTTCCGCGTCCCGGTGAACAACGGCGAGATGTTCTACCTGTTCATGAAGAAGAACGGCGTCGAGACGCGACTGGTCCGGTACCCCCGCGAGGGCCACGAACTCTCCCGGAGCGGGGAACCGGGCCACGTCGTGGACCGGATCGAACGTCTCGCGCGCTGGTTCGACGGCTACTCCGAGTACCACGACGCGCCGCGCGCGCTGGACCGGGGCGACGACGGGTTGTCGGCCGGAACCGACGAGACCGACGCCGACGAGTAG
- a CDS encoding stage II sporulation protein M — protein sequence MTPTDALRSGFALLGGRTRDTLTLYLLAAGAVLAARVPLLVALGVAVAVLASQGRIEPVVEQLGELDSQLGEGGLAGDPTTPGATPELPPALEQAIAGLVTPTTTVLFLLGVLLTLLAAVVAQAVGTAVTLCGIAGALDDEDPVSAGLSGLSRTASYLGVWFVRFALLAVVTGIALVVGGVGASLGPVGALLGLVTAFVWLLAVLFVLALLAFAGQALAVDEVGVAGAVKASVAFPVREPFGFVVYVVLAVVAYGGAGVLSLLSSALGVPRLAALIALLAVPPVVDGFKTALYAGRSLPPVGGRSLGATGVRADDGRESDDSEADETRVEATEEHEPSRPETDDGFVWGPTTDDADPSTDDGEHATDAEPPTDDAESVEADTTSQTAESAGTDEPLPDAEAFADPGTHSRPGVGSRFVGGFRRGLTELGRFLVEHPLANLAGVLLFALGIGAGWQLTAGVGTRLGGPANVATVFGETPLEATAVFGNIAANNWLVAATASFGGLGFGVPTAVSLLFNGVLIGALGGVFDRLTFLALVAPHGVIEIPALAVSGGLGLHLGRVGYRGLRGRVSVDAVADELRRGFDVLVGLAVVFVVAAGIEAYLTPALAAWILG from the coding sequence GTGACACCGACCGACGCCCTCCGGTCCGGTTTCGCCCTGCTGGGCGGTCGGACCCGCGACACGCTGACACTGTACCTCCTCGCTGCGGGAGCGGTCCTCGCCGCGCGCGTCCCCCTGCTGGTCGCGCTCGGCGTCGCCGTCGCCGTCCTCGCCTCGCAGGGGCGTATCGAACCCGTGGTCGAACAGCTCGGCGAACTCGACTCACAGCTGGGCGAGGGTGGCCTCGCCGGCGACCCGACCACCCCCGGCGCGACGCCGGAACTCCCACCCGCGTTAGAGCAGGCCATCGCCGGCCTCGTCACGCCGACGACGACCGTGCTGTTCCTGCTCGGCGTCCTGCTGACACTGCTTGCGGCGGTCGTCGCCCAGGCGGTCGGCACTGCGGTCACGCTCTGTGGCATCGCGGGCGCGCTGGACGACGAGGACCCGGTCTCCGCGGGTCTGTCGGGACTCTCGCGGACCGCGAGCTACCTCGGCGTCTGGTTCGTCCGCTTCGCGCTCCTGGCGGTCGTCACCGGTATCGCGCTGGTGGTCGGCGGCGTCGGCGCGTCTCTCGGGCCTGTCGGCGCACTGCTCGGACTGGTCACTGCGTTCGTCTGGCTCCTCGCGGTCCTGTTCGTGCTCGCCCTGCTCGCGTTCGCAGGGCAGGCACTCGCGGTCGACGAGGTCGGCGTCGCCGGCGCGGTGAAAGCAAGCGTGGCCTTCCCGGTCCGGGAACCGTTCGGCTTCGTCGTCTACGTCGTCCTCGCGGTCGTCGCCTACGGCGGCGCTGGCGTCCTCTCGCTGTTGTCGAGCGCGCTCGGCGTCCCGCGACTGGCCGCACTGATCGCGCTCCTCGCCGTCCCGCCGGTGGTCGACGGGTTCAAGACCGCGCTGTACGCGGGTCGGTCGCTCCCGCCGGTCGGTGGTCGCTCGCTCGGCGCGACCGGTGTTCGAGCCGACGACGGCCGCGAGTCGGACGACTCCGAGGCGGACGAGACTCGTGTCGAGGCCACCGAGGAGCACGAACCGAGTCGACCCGAGACAGACGACGGGTTCGTCTGGGGCCCGACGACCGACGACGCCGACCCGTCGACCGACGATGGTGAGCACGCGACCGACGCAGAACCACCGACCGACGACGCCGAGTCGGTCGAGGCCGACACGACGTCACAGACCGCCGAGTCCGCCGGCACCGACGAGCCACTGCCCGACGCCGAGGCGTTCGCAGACCCCGGAACCCACTCCCGACCCGGTGTCGGCTCGCGGTTCGTCGGCGGGTTCCGCCGTGGACTTACCGAACTGGGTCGCTTCCTCGTCGAGCACCCACTGGCGAACCTCGCGGGCGTCCTGCTGTTCGCGCTCGGCATCGGCGCGGGGTGGCAGTTGACCGCCGGCGTCGGGACGCGACTCGGCGGCCCGGCGAACGTGGCCACGGTGTTCGGCGAGACGCCACTGGAAGCGACGGCGGTGTTCGGCAACATCGCCGCGAACAACTGGCTCGTCGCCGCGACCGCCAGTTTCGGGGGCCTCGGCTTCGGCGTACCGACGGCCGTCAGTCTGCTGTTCAACGGCGTACTGATCGGTGCGCTCGGGGGTGTCTTCGACCGCCTGACGTTCCTCGCGCTGGTCGCGCCCCACGGCGTGATCGAGATTCCGGCGCTGGCCGTCTCGGGTGGCCTGGGACTCCACCTCGGTCGCGTCGGCTACCGCGGGCTTCGCGGACGCGTCTCGGTCGACGCGGTGGCCGACGAACTCCGTCGTGGCTTCGACGTACTGGTCGGTCTGGCGGTCGTGTTCGTCGTCGCCGCCGGCATCGAGGCGTACCTGACGCCCGCGCTCGCGGCGTGGATTCTCGGGTGA
- the rnhB gene encoding ribonuclease HII: protein MYVGADEAGKGPVLGPMVTAAVRADPADLPDGIDDSKRLSPSRREALASEIHERSAVSVGVVRIGTDRIDDPATDMNRLTVAGQAEAVAAVAADGDRVVVDAGDVDEARFGRRVREAVGEAGIAIDVESRHGADESDVVVGAASIVAKVDRDRAVADLAAAYGAYGAIGSGYPSDPTTREFLRQYVADTGDLPDCARRSWQTCADVLTAADQSALDDF, encoded by the coding sequence ATGTACGTCGGGGCGGACGAAGCCGGGAAGGGACCGGTGCTTGGACCGATGGTGACGGCGGCGGTGCGGGCCGACCCCGCCGACCTGCCGGACGGTATCGACGACTCGAAGCGACTCTCGCCGTCGCGCCGGGAGGCGCTGGCGAGCGAGATTCACGAGCGGTCGGCGGTCTCGGTCGGCGTCGTCCGGATCGGGACCGACCGGATCGACGACCCGGCGACCGACATGAACCGACTGACGGTCGCGGGGCAGGCCGAGGCGGTCGCGGCGGTCGCGGCGGACGGCGACCGGGTTGTCGTCGACGCCGGCGACGTCGACGAGGCACGGTTCGGCCGACGGGTCCGAGAAGCAGTCGGTGAGGCGGGGATCGCGATCGATGTCGAATCGCGCCACGGGGCCGACGAGTCGGACGTGGTCGTCGGCGCGGCGAGCATCGTGGCGAAGGTCGACCGCGACCGGGCGGTCGCCGACCTCGCGGCGGCGTACGGCGCGTACGGTGCGATCGGCAGTGGCTACCCGAGCGACCCGACGACCCGCGAGTTCCTGCGGCAGTACGTCGCCGACACCGGCGACCTGCCGGACTGTGCGCGTCGGTCGTGGCAGACCTGTGCCGACGTACTGACGGCGGCCGACCAGTCCGCACTCGACGACTTCTGA